Proteins co-encoded in one Meiothermus sp. genomic window:
- a CDS encoding Wzz/FepE/Etk N-terminal domain-containing protein, with product MTQQVPQTSDEISLRDIYLALKRRMWQILGLGIALAVVTLLWSLLSPKTYTSQVVVSLSLANQSNQGLLNNLPSLPGLAQGFVDLQQTKLLANQLGVDDPTRFYKARFDEKRGLLFLTAEGRTAAEASERAERILEVARKYLERNLLEGAQANLRAALAQTRLDLQAAQDALKSIQAQLAQAPDRVVSNPTVAAALEARGNDPQAARATNPAYTSLSLDESRLRSQIAQFEARIGTLTDLSKQPESINQLVSQALLVQVLVPPAEPLRPSFPRPVLFTIVAGVLGLLLGVLWAFVAEAIRPREPAVT from the coding sequence GTGACACAGCAAGTGCCCCAAACCTCCGACGAAATATCTCTACGCGACATCTATCTGGCTCTCAAGCGGCGGATGTGGCAAATACTAGGCCTGGGGATAGCCTTGGCTGTAGTTACTCTGCTCTGGAGCCTCCTCTCGCCCAAAACCTACACCAGTCAGGTGGTGGTGAGCCTGAGTCTGGCCAACCAGTCCAACCAGGGCCTGCTAAACAACCTGCCTTCCCTCCCCGGGCTGGCCCAGGGGTTTGTGGACTTGCAGCAGACTAAGCTGCTAGCCAACCAGCTTGGCGTGGATGACCCCACCCGCTTCTATAAGGCCCGGTTCGATGAGAAACGGGGTTTGTTGTTCCTCACAGCAGAAGGGCGCACTGCTGCTGAGGCCAGTGAGCGGGCTGAGCGGATTCTCGAGGTGGCCCGCAAGTACCTCGAGCGCAACCTGCTCGAGGGCGCCCAGGCGAATCTGCGGGCGGCCCTAGCCCAGACGCGGCTCGACCTTCAGGCCGCTCAGGACGCCCTCAAAAGCATCCAGGCCCAGCTTGCCCAGGCACCCGATCGGGTGGTTTCTAACCCCACCGTGGCCGCTGCCCTCGAGGCTCGTGGCAACGACCCCCAGGCGGCGCGGGCGACCAACCCCGCCTACACCAGCCTGAGCCTTGACGAGTCGCGCCTGCGCTCGCAAATTGCCCAGTTCGAGGCCCGCATTGGCACCTTAACCGACTTATCGAAACAGCCCGAATCCATCAACCAATTGGTGAGCCAGGCCCTGCTGGTACAGGTCTTGGTACCTCCTGCCGAGCCGCTGCGGCCCAGCTTCCCCAGGCCGGTGTTATTTACCATTGTGGCCGGGGTGCTGGGTCTTCTGCTGGGTGTTCTATGGGCATTTGTGGCCGAGGCCATCCGGCCCCGCGAACCTGCCGTAACCTGA
- a CDS encoding glycosyltransferase family 2 protein codes for MQTLESLNFPDTSELVSIIMPVHNGEKFIREAVESVFSQSYTNWHLIIVNDMSTDRTQYILEEFTSSSFKNRIEIIENKENLGVALSRNRAISQASGDWIAFLDADDVWHPNKLREQLQLARLNSSLVVFSPYYVMNEEGVVNGIVQNKPIVELKDMLHFNPIGNLTGMYKSSILGKFLQKKIKHEDYIMWLEVIKKAVRAHSTPNPLAFYRKTHRSVSASKTKAIGWQWNIYREVFQYDFFSSLFSLMIYAGHNLTKVKSLKHSLHYKCYCTKGLVEI; via the coding sequence ATGCAGACTCTGGAATCTCTAAACTTCCCTGACACCAGCGAGCTGGTTTCTATAATTATGCCAGTACACAATGGGGAAAAATTCATTAGGGAGGCAGTTGAGTCCGTATTTTCACAAAGTTATACAAACTGGCATTTAATCATTGTTAATGATATGTCAACCGACAGGACTCAATACATACTTGAGGAATTTACCTCATCTTCCTTTAAAAACAGAATCGAAATTATTGAGAATAAAGAGAACCTTGGCGTAGCTCTTTCAAGAAACAGAGCTATTTCTCAAGCCAGTGGTGATTGGATAGCCTTTCTCGATGCCGACGATGTCTGGCATCCCAACAAACTCAGAGAACAATTACAATTAGCAAGGTTGAACAGTTCCTTGGTGGTTTTCTCTCCGTACTATGTAATGAACGAGGAGGGAGTCGTAAATGGGATAGTTCAAAACAAGCCCATTGTTGAATTGAAAGACATGCTGCACTTTAATCCGATTGGAAACCTAACAGGGATGTACAAAAGCTCCATATTGGGAAAGTTTCTACAAAAAAAAATAAAGCACGAGGACTACATCATGTGGTTAGAAGTTATAAAAAAGGCTGTCCGAGCCCACTCGACCCCAAATCCATTGGCTTTTTATCGCAAGACTCATCGGAGTGTGTCTGCATCAAAAACCAAGGCGATTGGATGGCAATGGAATATATACCGAGAAGTGTTTCAATACGATTTTTTTTCAAGCTTATTCAGTTTGATGATCTATGCAGGTCATAATCTTACCAAGGTGAAATCCTTGAAGCATTCGCTACACTACAAATGTTATTGTACAAAAGGACTTGTTGAGATATGA
- the wzy gene encoding O-antigen polysaccharide polymerase Wzy, which produces MTVLLSVFSLTLLICFALSLALSIRLFGIASTPSLFLYSLALFQVIPVLYGLYTGYYQYDLTRQINMLSVGIVAFTIGYLPFGLARRRLLKKTVSGLSPKESRTVFKAALYFSLLLFPITATLAVQFFLSRRGGQYGLTEPISSLEQLFFYAALSFFCLALSVNLKHIPLKWILLLVAIVLLPRLLVSLVYSRIFIFLALVPLLYSLYFSRLNYKLSPSKATVAFGVLALFVILPALTRDTSIVASQQRFEALVMNGSSIPILEKYEQYDIQRNQSYVFASVILKAIPFSIPLPENYRVNVWGIEGAVATLDRVLSSYENQAREDLFYGTGSNYLHELYIDFGWLGVIVGSILVALVASYMEYKGVQSLFFRFIWLSVLTSFLFLPRSNVGYFVEKLPLYIAFYLLAWFAIKLLKESTEATKTTYAKTQSNHNLQ; this is translated from the coding sequence ATGACGGTGCTGCTAAGTGTTTTCAGCTTGACACTCTTAATCTGCTTTGCCCTTAGCTTGGCACTTAGTATCAGGCTATTTGGTATAGCATCCACACCTTCGCTCTTCTTATATTCGCTAGCCCTCTTTCAAGTCATTCCAGTTTTGTACGGGCTATACACTGGATACTACCAATATGACCTAACCAGGCAAATAAACATGCTCTCCGTGGGCATCGTTGCCTTTACCATCGGTTATCTGCCTTTTGGGTTAGCCCGGCGTAGATTGCTCAAGAAGACAGTGTCCGGTTTATCCCCAAAGGAATCTCGCACTGTTTTCAAGGCAGCGCTGTATTTTAGCTTGCTACTTTTCCCAATAACCGCAACGCTAGCTGTACAGTTTTTTTTGAGTCGTCGAGGAGGGCAATATGGGCTCACCGAGCCCATTAGCAGTTTAGAGCAGCTTTTTTTCTATGCAGCCCTAAGCTTTTTTTGTTTAGCGCTCAGCGTGAACTTAAAACATATTCCACTCAAGTGGATTTTGCTTTTGGTAGCTATAGTTTTACTTCCACGTCTGCTTGTATCCTTGGTTTACAGCCGGATCTTTATCTTTTTAGCCCTGGTACCGCTCTTATATTCTTTGTATTTTAGTCGCCTGAACTATAAATTGTCTCCCTCAAAAGCTACGGTGGCTTTTGGTGTACTGGCTTTATTCGTAATCTTGCCTGCACTGACAAGGGATACCAGCATTGTGGCTTCACAGCAACGTTTTGAGGCCCTTGTCATGAATGGTTCCTCCATACCCATTCTGGAAAAATACGAACAGTACGACATACAACGCAACCAGTCGTACGTATTCGCTTCAGTGATACTAAAAGCCATTCCCTTTTCAATACCACTCCCAGAGAACTACCGTGTGAATGTATGGGGCATCGAAGGGGCTGTGGCTACACTAGATAGAGTACTGAGCAGTTACGAAAATCAAGCAAGGGAAGATCTGTTTTATGGCACGGGATCGAACTATTTGCATGAGCTATACATAGACTTTGGCTGGCTCGGGGTGATTGTTGGCAGTATACTTGTGGCACTGGTGGCTTCCTATATGGAATATAAAGGGGTTCAGTCACTTTTTTTTAGGTTTATTTGGCTGAGCGTGCTTACCAGCTTTCTTTTCCTACCCCGTAGCAACGTGGGTTACTTTGTGGAAAAGCTACCTTTATACATCGCCTTTTACTTGCTTGCCTGGTTTGCCATCAAGCTTCTCAAGGAATCTACTGAGGCCACAAAAACGACTTATGCAAAAACCCAAAGTAATCATAACCTCCAGTAA
- a CDS encoding glycosyltransferase family 4 protein, which produces MQKPKVIITSSKKTGGVRTFSQALASALSHLGYECTLVDSIQELLKPAMLHQLRQPGVVLISSLGFGVFNLFARSSIYVLHGFPRLDDAGLFGFIKVALATKIFSRWATRVTAISQLTYLANAAFFGIRSHRIIGNPFISQESLTRKEARNEIIRVLYVGRLVGVKRVEQIVRGFLLAVQQEPRLHLEIVGSGPEEHSLRKLADHPSISFAGSMPNSEALAKMSQSDIFISLAEGENFGITFVEALASGCYLVCPTSGGHLDWVVDYPQVAYVKNIFDPKEVAESILEAVKKLDCPRKPLDAEWNLNVARKYDALILEAVNEKARKSIS; this is translated from the coding sequence ATGCAAAAACCCAAAGTAATCATAACCTCCAGTAAAAAAACAGGGGGAGTTCGAACGTTTTCCCAAGCGTTAGCATCGGCACTGAGCCATCTTGGTTATGAGTGTACGTTAGTTGATTCAATCCAAGAACTGCTCAAACCCGCTATGCTGCATCAGTTAAGACAACCAGGGGTCGTGCTTATATCGTCATTAGGTTTCGGGGTCTTCAACTTATTTGCTCGTAGCTCAATATACGTGCTGCACGGTTTCCCTCGTTTGGATGACGCTGGCTTGTTTGGTTTTATCAAGGTAGCTCTTGCTACAAAGATTTTTTCACGCTGGGCTACACGGGTTACGGCTATTAGTCAACTTACGTATTTAGCCAATGCTGCCTTTTTTGGAATCCGTAGCCATCGGATTATTGGAAACCCCTTTATCTCACAGGAAAGCCTCACTCGTAAAGAGGCCAGGAACGAGATCATTAGAGTTCTCTATGTGGGACGGTTGGTGGGCGTAAAGCGGGTCGAGCAAATCGTCCGTGGGTTTCTCCTGGCCGTTCAGCAAGAACCACGATTGCATCTTGAAATTGTTGGCTCTGGGCCAGAGGAACATTCCCTAAGAAAGTTAGCTGATCACCCCAGCATCTCTTTTGCCGGTTCCATGCCCAATTCTGAAGCCTTAGCCAAGATGAGCCAGAGTGATATCTTCATCTCCTTGGCCGAGGGGGAGAACTTTGGAATCACATTTGTAGAAGCGCTAGCATCCGGCTGCTACCTGGTTTGCCCTACCTCGGGCGGGCATTTGGACTGGGTGGTGGACTATCCACAGGTTGCCTATGTCAAGAACATTTTTGACCCCAAAGAGGTCGCGGAATCCATACTGGAGGCAGTCAAGAAGCTCGACTGCCCAAGGAAGCCGTTGGATGCAGAGTGGAATCTGAATGTTGCACGGAAATATGATGCGCTGATCCTCGAGGCCGTGAATGAAAAGGCTCGAAAAAGTATTTCGTAG
- a CDS encoding O-antigen ligase has protein sequence MRWLLVTATTIGVFLPHLWSALVILRAVPLIRAANLPLEPLLVPTIFALFRLVENLGRDPWFGFGEMVYLLVVGFSLLVVLHNYTASDKNALLKGIFLGSTILAVFSTLNFFDQIYLIKPWTAYPSEARILKRNTFEALSPNTIATRDLGYVGPGILKASVRLRHIDTNNRELRLPISFVRESSPITPSAFCTATTKETTCTITVKLERRERTVLWLGGWDSWQSKNSSILEVSSLRLFYLEPPPIEQILFNSGRSAGFTFNPNALGLVSLICILLVALLHRASWHTVILSCIPLFVLLLQSGSRASLAGLVLFILILLIRPPALKRSVGYMTPIIILLVIFWGFRFTPEPTITLPRILNPFEDVYRESRVSLYAAVIERIGLSFIGTRDTASLLNDIQSDLALGTLEHTHSLWLQVYIASGILGLLIFLAVFILVEYRLSQKRLYVAQAAFFSLYCVSFFDYFAFYPPYYILLFGLGYLALSPKARLVS, from the coding sequence ATGAGATGGCTCTTGGTTACAGCAACTACCATAGGTGTGTTTTTACCTCACCTATGGTCGGCGCTGGTTATCCTAAGGGCTGTTCCACTTATTCGAGCGGCAAATTTGCCGCTCGAGCCTCTACTAGTTCCCACTATTTTTGCTCTTTTTCGCCTTGTGGAGAATTTGGGCAGAGACCCCTGGTTTGGCTTTGGCGAGATGGTGTACCTTTTAGTGGTTGGTTTTTCTCTCCTAGTGGTTCTCCACAACTACACAGCTAGTGATAAAAATGCCCTTCTGAAGGGTATATTTTTGGGTAGCACCATTCTCGCGGTTTTTTCAACACTCAACTTTTTTGACCAAATCTATTTGATAAAGCCCTGGACGGCATATCCTTCCGAAGCGCGCATTTTGAAAAGAAATACCTTTGAAGCCCTTAGCCCAAACACAATTGCAACCAGAGATTTGGGCTATGTGGGCCCCGGTATCCTCAAAGCTTCCGTGCGTTTGCGTCACATAGATACCAACAATCGAGAACTAAGGCTTCCGATATCATTTGTACGAGAAAGTAGTCCTATTACTCCTAGTGCATTTTGTACGGCCACTACAAAAGAAACAACCTGCACAATTACTGTAAAACTTGAGAGGCGCGAAAGAACAGTGCTGTGGCTTGGAGGGTGGGATAGCTGGCAAAGCAAGAATTCCTCGATACTCGAAGTATCTTCCCTAAGGCTTTTTTATCTGGAACCTCCACCTATAGAGCAAATTCTATTCAACAGTGGCCGTAGCGCTGGATTCACATTCAATCCAAACGCTTTAGGTTTGGTCTCGTTGATCTGTATTTTGCTAGTGGCTTTACTCCACAGAGCATCTTGGCATACGGTTATCTTGAGTTGTATTCCGCTCTTTGTCTTGCTGCTACAGTCCGGTAGCCGTGCTAGTCTGGCTGGATTGGTTCTGTTTATTTTGATACTGCTGATTAGGCCCCCTGCATTGAAAAGGTCTGTGGGCTACATGACCCCCATCATCATCTTGCTGGTGATATTTTGGGGATTCCGCTTCACCCCCGAACCAACCATTACACTACCTCGAATTCTCAACCCCTTTGAGGACGTCTATCGTGAGTCGAGGGTATCGCTATACGCCGCGGTCATTGAACGGATAGGTCTGAGCTTTATTGGCACTAGAGATACTGCGTCTTTACTAAACGATATTCAAAGTGATCTTGCACTAGGAACGCTCGAGCATACTCACAGCTTGTGGCTCCAAGTATACATAGCCAGCGGTATTCTCGGCTTATTGATCTTTCTGGCTGTGTTCATTTTGGTAGAGTACCGCCTAAGCCAGAAACGGCTATATGTAGCTCAGGCAGCATTTTTTTCTTTATACTGTGTTTCTTTTTTTGACTATTTCGCTTTTTATCCGCCTTATTATATTCTTTTGTTCGGGCTCGGATACCTAGCCCTGTCCCCGAAGGCCCGTTTGGTTTCTTAA
- a CDS encoding exopolysaccharide biosynthesis polyprenyl glycosylphosphotransferase produces the protein MLASVWAMVIPFLALAAAFFIFGWWYSRPFYLVFFLVLFVINFVSLFIKSRRVIKVAVTSPDVAEIIKSAGAKNIKVLYINDSDEADVIVTDLRHSFSDFSKQTYSNFAAQGKEIIDIATFLEELTGKVEISSLSKEAEILLRPKDYIGIKRIWETALVLFTLPIWVFLAGLIALLVRLDSKGPILFKQRRIGLYGQPFEMYKFRSMYADSESNGPRFAQVGDSRVTRVGAILRKFRLDEIPQLWNVIKGDMSLIGPRPEQEAFATQFAQEIPFFETRHFVRPGLTGWAQVVHGYTSDQSGAKEKLAYDLYYVKNFSFWLDLLIIIKTLSVIFRGFGAR, from the coding sequence TTGCTGGCCAGTGTATGGGCCATGGTCATACCTTTTCTTGCACTGGCTGCTGCTTTTTTTATCTTTGGCTGGTGGTACTCTCGCCCATTCTATTTAGTATTTTTCTTGGTGCTTTTTGTTATCAATTTTGTTAGTTTATTTATTAAATCACGGCGAGTGATCAAAGTGGCCGTGACATCTCCAGATGTCGCTGAAATCATCAAGTCAGCAGGCGCCAAAAATATTAAGGTTTTATACATCAACGATTCCGATGAAGCCGATGTGATTGTTACAGATCTCCGACACAGTTTCTCGGATTTTTCAAAACAAACTTATAGCAACTTTGCGGCCCAGGGCAAAGAAATTATAGATATTGCCACGTTCCTGGAGGAACTCACGGGAAAAGTGGAGATATCCTCTCTGTCTAAAGAAGCTGAGATTTTACTCAGGCCCAAGGACTATATAGGCATCAAACGTATCTGGGAAACAGCCCTAGTTCTTTTCACCCTCCCTATTTGGGTATTTTTGGCAGGACTCATAGCTCTGCTGGTACGCCTCGACTCCAAAGGCCCCATTTTATTTAAGCAGCGACGTATCGGTTTGTATGGTCAACCTTTCGAAATGTACAAATTTCGCAGCATGTATGCCGACTCCGAATCAAATGGCCCCAGATTCGCTCAAGTTGGAGATTCTCGAGTTACAAGGGTTGGGGCTATATTAAGGAAATTTCGACTTGATGAAATACCACAACTGTGGAATGTGATAAAGGGAGACATGAGTCTTATCGGGCCCCGTCCAGAGCAGGAGGCGTTTGCAACTCAATTCGCCCAAGAGATTCCCTTTTTTGAGACCAGACACTTCGTTCGTCCAGGTCTAACTGGATGGGCACAAGTTGTGCACGGCTATACGTCAGATCAAAGCGGCGCTAAGGAAAAACTGGCATACGACCTTTACTATGTAAAAAATTTTTCGTTTTGGCTTGACTTATTAATCATAATCAAAACACTTTCAGTAATTTTCCGTGGATTTGGTGCTAGATAG
- a CDS encoding sugar nucleotide-binding protein: MGSAETGGMLLTGGTGRLGTALRELLPELIAPSRAELDITDPSSVERAFAKYRPKVVVHAAAYTNVAGAEVEKALCWRVNVEGTRNLVRAALGYDLHFVHISTDYVFWGDVGGYREEDPVGPVRNYYALSKLVAEEIVRLLTRHLIIRTSFRPSPWPYPTAYTDLYTSQDYLEVIAPQIALALQNLQRIPYNTLHIATERKSAYELALRTRPDVQPARRQEALVVLPEDVSLDTGRWQNLLRGLNIT, from the coding sequence ATGGGCAGCGCTGAAACTGGGGGAATGCTGCTGACCGGCGGAACGGGCCGCCTGGGAACGGCGCTGCGGGAGCTACTGCCCGAGCTGATCGCGCCCAGTCGAGCCGAGCTGGACATCACCGACCCGTCCAGCGTTGAGCGGGCTTTTGCGAAGTACCGGCCAAAGGTTGTGGTGCATGCTGCGGCCTACACCAACGTGGCCGGGGCCGAGGTCGAAAAAGCCCTTTGCTGGAGGGTGAACGTGGAGGGCACCCGTAACCTGGTTCGGGCTGCCCTGGGGTACGACCTGCACTTTGTCCACATCTCGACCGATTATGTGTTCTGGGGGGATGTGGGCGGCTACCGGGAAGAAGACCCGGTGGGGCCGGTGCGCAACTACTACGCGCTTTCCAAACTGGTAGCCGAAGAGATCGTGCGGCTGCTGACGCGTCACCTGATTATCCGCACCTCTTTCCGCCCTTCGCCCTGGCCGTATCCCACCGCTTATACCGACCTTTATACCAGCCAGGACTACCTCGAGGTCATCGCCCCCCAGATTGCCCTGGCCCTGCAAAACCTCCAGCGCATTCCGTATAACACCCTCCACATCGCCACCGAGCGCAAGTCTGCCTACGAGCTGGCCCTGCGTACCCGTCCCGACGTTCAGCCAGCCCGTCGCCAGGAAGCCTTGGTGGTGCTGCCCGAGGACGTATCGCTGGACACGGGCCGCTGGCAAAATCTGCTCAGAGGCTTGAATATTACATGA
- the rfbB gene encoding dTDP-glucose 4,6-dehydratase, with protein MNFKRVVVTGGAGFIGANYVHYALSAHPDWQIVVLDKLTYAGNLENLEGVLNQIEFIQGDIANPADARKALQGADAVLNFAAESHVDRSLLDAQAFVRTNVEGTLVLLEAARKAGVRRFLQVSTDEVYGDLSGTDRHSLETDPLRPRSPYAASKAGAEHLVLAYGISHGLDVVITRGSNTYGPYQYPEKIIPLFITNALEDKPLPIYGDGSAVRDYMHALDHAAGIDLILHRGAAGEAYNLGAREQVSGVQVAEAILAALGKPATLKKFVADRPGHDYRYSVDPSKAEALGWVRRYNFSQGLAETIEWYVQNPGWWQRVRAKKEHQSLMQTWYGQR; from the coding sequence ATGAATTTTAAACGCGTGGTTGTAACGGGGGGTGCAGGCTTTATTGGGGCCAACTACGTGCATTATGCACTCTCCGCCCACCCCGATTGGCAGATTGTGGTGCTGGATAAGCTCACCTATGCGGGCAATCTGGAGAACCTGGAAGGCGTACTGAACCAGATTGAGTTCATCCAGGGCGATATCGCCAACCCCGCCGATGCCCGAAAAGCCCTGCAGGGAGCCGATGCCGTACTGAACTTTGCCGCCGAGAGCCACGTAGACCGTAGTTTGCTGGACGCCCAGGCGTTTGTGCGTACCAACGTCGAGGGCACCCTGGTGCTGCTCGAGGCCGCCCGCAAGGCGGGGGTGCGCCGTTTTTTGCAGGTATCCACCGACGAAGTCTATGGTGATCTCAGCGGTACCGACCGACACTCCCTCGAGACCGACCCCTTACGGCCCCGTTCGCCCTACGCAGCCTCCAAGGCCGGGGCCGAGCATCTGGTGCTGGCCTACGGTATCTCCCACGGGCTGGACGTGGTAATTACACGCGGCTCCAACACCTACGGCCCCTACCAGTACCCCGAGAAAATCATCCCTTTGTTCATCACCAACGCTCTGGAAGATAAGCCTCTGCCCATTTACGGTGATGGCTCGGCGGTGCGCGACTATATGCACGCCTTGGATCACGCAGCCGGTATAGACCTGATTTTGCACCGGGGTGCTGCTGGAGAAGCCTACAACCTGGGGGCGCGGGAGCAGGTCAGCGGCGTTCAGGTGGCAGAGGCCATCCTGGCCGCTTTGGGCAAACCCGCAACCCTAAAGAAGTTTGTGGCCGATCGGCCCGGCCACGACTACCGCTACTCGGTAGACCCCTCCAAAGCCGAGGCCCTGGGCTGGGTGCGCCGCTATAACTTTAGCCAGGGCTTGGCGGAGACCATCGAATGGTACGTGCAAAACCCCGGTTGGTGGCAGCGCGTGCGGGCGAAAAAAGAACACCAGAGCCTCATGCAGACCTGGTATGGGCAGCGCTGA
- a CDS encoding dTDP-4-dehydrorhamnose 3,5-epimerase family protein, translating into MKLDDKALAHLTYQNYSEAAPIAGVIHHPLKKHRALEGAFMEYLRLKDGRVEGLPVPFEARQFSVSWAVPGRINAFHLHPKRTQDELWCVVQGALLVWLVDVRADSPTKGAKRSFLLSGEAPSLLYIPSGVAHGYRAGYQGALLLYAMNDQFNPSDPNEGRLPWDFFGADLWADDKG; encoded by the coding sequence GATAAGGCCCTAGCGCATCTAACCTACCAGAATTACTCCGAAGCGGCCCCTATCGCTGGCGTGATTCACCATCCCCTCAAAAAGCACCGGGCCCTCGAGGGCGCCTTCATGGAGTACCTGCGCCTGAAGGATGGGCGGGTGGAGGGGCTTCCGGTGCCCTTCGAGGCTCGCCAGTTCTCAGTCTCTTGGGCAGTTCCAGGCCGTATCAATGCCTTTCACCTGCACCCCAAGCGCACCCAGGACGAGCTTTGGTGTGTGGTGCAGGGGGCCTTGCTGGTGTGGTTGGTGGATGTGCGCGCCGATTCCCCAACCAAAGGTGCAAAGCGTTCTTTCCTGCTTTCCGGCGAGGCGCCCTCACTTCTGTACATTCCTTCGGGCGTAGCTCACGGCTACCGTGCGGGCTATCAGGGTGCGCTGCTGCTGTATGCTATGAACGACCAGTTCAACCCCTCCGACCCCAACGAGGGCCGCCTGCCCTGGGATTTTTTTGGGGCCGATCTGTGGGCCGACGACAAAGGTTAG